A window of Chryseobacterium shandongense genomic DNA:
ACTCAGAATCCCGCAGGAAGAAAATGCCCGCATGGCATACGATCCCATATCTCATCAACTCATCGATAAAGCAACCGCAATTATTGCGATCTCTGATAAAAATGATAATGTCGTGTACTTCGAAAATAAAGCAAACTACGAAGCCTTTTTTAAAAAATAATCAATAACCTTTAACCTGATAAAATAATGAAAACAATACTATTCAGCCTTTTGGCAATCGGCACTTTTGCATTCACTTCTTGTAAGGAAAACAAAGAACAGAAAAACACCACTGGTACAACCATGCAGCATGATATGAGTACAATGTCGGACAGTTCAGCGATGGACAATATGGCAATGGATGCTAAGGTAACCGTGACCACCGCCAAAAAAACTACCGCTGACCTTACGGAGCTCTATTCTCATTACACCCACCTTACATTCGCGTTGTCCGGTGATGATGATAAAGAAGCGGTGAGTGCGGCCAAAGGGATCCTCGCTTCTTTTCCCAAAATAGACAAAAACGGTTTTTCTGCTGAACAGAAAAAAGAATTTGCTGATCTCGAATCAAGCATCAGTGAAAACGCCGAGCACATTGCAGATAACGCCGGAAAGATTGATCATCAGCGCGAACATCTGGATTTAATGAGCGCAGATTTTTACGACCTGCTGAAAGATTTCGGAACTCCAAAACCGGTGTACAAAGTATTCTGCCCGATGTATAATGATAACAAAGGGGCCTTCTGGCTTAGCGATTCACGTGAGGTGAAGAATCCTTATTTAGGCAAAGAAATGCTTTCATGTGGCGAGGTTCAGGAAGAAATTAAGTAAAACCGTACAGAATCATGATTCAAAATTTAATCAAACTGTCCCTCCGCAACAGGTATTTCGTTTTGCTGATAGCAATCGGCCTTTTTATCTGGGGTATTTTTGCGGTAAGGGACAATCCCATCGATGCAATTCCGGATCTGAGTGAGAACCAGGTCATCGTTTTTACGGAGTGGATGGGCAGAAGTCCCCAGATTATTGAAGATCAGGTGACTTTCCCGCTGGTCAGCAACCTTCAGGGAATTCCGAAAATTAAGAACATCCGCGCCTCTTCCATGTTTGGGATGAGTTTCGTGTATGTCATTTTCGAAGATAATGTGGACATATATTGGGCCAGAACCAGGGTAATGGAACGGCTTAATTATGCGCAGCGCTTACTCCCGCAGGATGTTACCCCTACTCTCGGACCGGATGGCACCGGTGTAGGTCACGTCTTCTGGTATCATTTCGATGCACCCAAAATGGATTTGGGAGACCAGCGTGCCCTTCAGGACTGGTATGTAAAGTTTGCGCTTCAGACGGTTCCCGGTGTGGCGGAAGTAGCCTCCTTTGGCGGCTTCGAAAAACAGTACCAACTCATTGTAGATCCTGTAAAACTCCAGTACTATAACGTATCCCTCATGGATGTGATGAACAAAGTGAAAGCCAACAATAATGATGTGGGCGGACGTAAATTTGAGATGGCCGATATGGCCTATATCATTCGCGGCCTGGGTTATATCAAGAACGTAGCCGATATCGAGGAAATTGCTTTGGGAAATTACAACGGAATTCCTGTGCGGGTGAAAGACATTGGTTCTGTACAGATGGGTGGCGATTTGCGTCTGGGTATTTTTGATGCAGACGGTGAAGGCGAAGTCGTGGGCGGTATCGTAGTGGCACGGTATGGCGAAAATGCGGATAAGGTCATCAACGATGTGAAAGAGAAAATGAAGGACGTTGAAAAAGGACTCCCTGAAGGCGTCACCTTCAAGACATCGTACGACCGCAGTACGCTGATTGAAGGGGCAATAGACAATATTAAAACCAAGCTGATTGAAGAAATTATCGTGGTGGCAATCATTGTTATTCTGTTCCTATTCCACTGGCGAAGTGCATTGAGCATCATCATTCAGATTCCGGTCACCATTGCCATCAGTTTTATTCTGCTCAATGCGTTTGGACTTTCCTCCAATATCATGTCCCTTACAGGAATTGCGCTGGCAATTGGGGTGATTGTAGATAACGGAATTATCATGTCTGAAAATGCCTATAAAAATCTCTCCGATTGGCAGAACCATCAACAAAATAAAAACCCATAACAATGAAGACCAACTGGTTTAAAAATATATTCAGAAAAAAAGACAAAGAGAAAGACAGTTACGTTAAAATTCCCGAAGACATTCGGTTGAAGATTATCGAAAAATCATCCTTACAGGTATCCAGAGGCGTATTTTTTTCTACGGTAATCATCGTGGTTTCTTTTCTCCCGGTATTTATGTTGACCGGTCAGGAAGGTAAACTTTTTCATCCGCTGGCGTACACTAAAACATTCATCCTGATTGTTGATGCAATCCTGGTGCTTACCCTTGCCCCGGTGCTCATCTCCTTTTTCATGAAGGGAAAATTTAAGGACGATAATAAAAACCCAATAAACAGAGGCTTGGAACGGATTTACGAACCGCTGATAAGATGGTGCATGAAATGGAAAAAAACCACGCTGGGAATTAATATTTTGGCACTGCTCATCAGTATTCCAATGATAATGAACCTTGGACGTGAGTTTATGCCGCCTTTGGATGAAGGATCCCTGCTCTTTATGCCGGTTACCCTTCCCGATATTTCAAACTCTGAAGCCAAAAGATTACTGCAGGTACAGGATAAAATCATTAAGGGAATTCCGGAAGTGGATCATGTCCTCGGAAAAGCCGGAAGAGCCAACACGGCGACAGATAATTCACCCATCTCCATGATTGAAACCATTATTTTGTTGAAACCGCAAAGCGAATGGCGCGAGGGCAAAACAAAAGATGATCTCATCAATGAGCTGAATGCCAAACTGCAGATTCCAGGCGTAACCAATGGCTGGACCATGCCGATTTCCAACCGGATCAATATGCTTTCAACAGGGATTAGAACGGATGTGGGCGTAAAAGTGTACGGACAGAACCTGGACAGTATCGCGGTCCTTTCCGAAAAAATAAAAAAGGAACTCACCGGTATTGAAGGAATAAAAGACATGTACGTAGAACCCATTACCGGCGGAAAATATGTGGATATTGAAGTGAAAAGCGAAGAAATAGGAAGATACGGCCTAAGTGTGGATGATGTAAATGCCGTCGTGGAAAGTGCGCTCGGCGGAATGAAACTCACCACCACCGTGGAAGGCCGACAGCGCTTTTCGGTAAATGCCAGATACGGCCAGGATTTCAGAAATAATTTGGAATCTCTGAGAAGATTGCCCATGCAGACGATGGAATTTGGTTCCATTCCGCTAAGTGCAGTGGCTGACATTCGTCTTACAGAAGGACCACCAATGATCAATTCTGAAAATGCAATGTTGCGTGGAACTGTTCTATTCAACGTACGCGACCGGGATTTAGGCAGTACCGTAAAAGAAGCCCAGGCAAAACTCAATAACATGGTGAACAAAATGCCAAAAGGTTATTTCGTGGAATGGAGCGGTCAGTACGAAAACCTGATTCGCGGAGAGCAGACTTTAAAAATGATTATGCCCCTCGTATTAATCGTGATCTTTCTTTCCATGTACTTTGCATTCAATTCTTACCGTGAAGCTTTTTTTAATCTCATCAGTATTCCTTTTGCCTTAATCGGCGGCGTATTCATGATTTCGCTTTGGGGGGTGAACCTTTCCGTAGCAGTAGCAGTAGGATTTATTGCACTGTTCGGACTTGCGGTAGAAACCGGAATCGTGATGGTCATTTACCTGAACGACGCCATGGTTCAGCTTATTGCAAAAAATGGCAACTCAAGGGAGACCATCACCAATGAAGAACTTCGTGAATATGTCATTCATGGTGCAGCCAAAAGATTAAGACCAAAGATTATGACGGTTTGCGTGACCCTATTCGGGCTTGTACCCATCCTGTGGAGCCACGGCGTGGGAAGTGATATGATGAAACCAATCGTATTACCGATGGTTGGTGGTGTTTTCACTTCGGCCATTCACATCCTTTTGGTAACACCAATTATCTTTTACATGCAGAAGGAATGGGAACTGAACAAACTAGGGAAAATTGACGTCCTCGACGCTGCCCATTAATCCTTAAATGATTACAAAATGAAAAAATTAATAATAACAGCAGTACTGGCCTTCCTTTACACTACCATTGATGCTCAGCAAATGTCCCTGCCCGCTGTAATGGACAGTATCGCAGCCAACCATCCGGTGGTAAAAATGTACAATGCCGAAATCCGGTCAATGGATGCTGCCGCAAAAGGAGCAAGAAGCTGGATGCCTCCAACCGTAGGAGCAGGTTTCTTCATGACGCCCTATAATGCAAAACTCTGGCAGCGCGACGGCGATATGCTCGGCATGGGCTCAGTAGCAGTTTCGGTGGAACAGATGTTTCCTAACAGAAAGAAACTCAACGCCAACGAAAATCTGATGAAGGCAATGTCCTCTGTGGAAAAGGAAAAACTTTTTGCCGCCCTCAATGAAAACTTTCAGGATGCGAAAAAACTGTATTACAGTTCAATCGTCTTGGATAAAAAGCTGAAGGTCGTAAAGGAAAACGAAAAGATGCTGGACTTTATGATTAGAAACGCCGAAATCCGGTACAAAAACGGGCTTTCCAAAATATCTGCATATTACAAAGCCAAAGCCGCCCTCGGAAGCACCACAAACATGCAGCTCATGTACGAGAATGACCTCCGCGTCAACCGGATCCGGTTGAATGCCCTCATGGGAAGAGACCCGCTCGCGCCACTGGAGATTGAACCGGAATACAACCTGAATGATTATTCTCTCATGACTTTTGGTCAGGATCTATTTTATCAGAACAGAAGTGATCTCCGCGGCATCGACCGGGAAATCAATATTGCCAAACTCAAACAGGATTTGGAAAAGCAGAATCTAAAGCCGGAATTTGGCGTAAAGTTCGAAAACATGTTTGGTTTTGGCGGCCAGCCCATGCAGTTTTCACTCATGCTGATGGCAAAGCTGCCGTTTGTTTCCTGGGCTTCAGGCATGAATAAAGCCAATATTGAAAGTCTCAAACTGAAAGAAGAGGCCTTGCAGGCACAGAAAGAAATGATGGTGAACGAATACAGTGGAATGGCCTACGGAATGCGCAATGAACTGGACCTGAATAAAAATCAGCTCAAACTCTATGAAGACACCATTATTCCGGCCTTAAAAAAGAACTACAAATCCATGCAGTTAGGCTACGAGCAGAATACGGAAGAACTCTTCATGTTGTACGATGCCTGGGAACAGCTGAATATGGCCCAATTGGAATATTTCGAGATCCTGACCAAAGCACTGCAGACGCAAACTGAAATTGACCGCTTAATTGAAAGAAGATGAGAAAAATTATAATATTCACTATGCTTTTATTTGGTTTGACGGCGTGTGACAAAGTTAAGTTCTGGGAAGATAAGCACACGGCAGAGGCGGCAATGCACACCTATACCTGTCCGATGCATCCTGAAGTGATCTCAGACAAACCCGGAAAATGCCCCAAATGTGGGATGGATTTGGTCCTGAAAGATGCCCCTGAAAAAAAGGAAGAGGGGATTAAACTCGACGATCTGCTGAAACCAACCAATGAATTTGTAGTGTCGGAACAGCCCGTAATAAAATTAAAAAAGGAAAATATTCCCACCACCGTTGATGCTTTAGGGACGGTAGAATACGATACTCGACAGATTGGCAGTATTTCCTCACGCGTTGCGGGCCGTATCGAGAAACTCTATGTGCGGTATAAATACCAGAAAGTGTCGAAAGGGCAGCGTATTTTAGATATATACAGCCCGGAACTTTTAACCGCACAGCAAAACCTGCTCTTCGTTATTAAAAATGACCGCTCAAACAAAACAATGATCGATGCTTCACGCCAGAAACTCCTTCTTTTGGGAATGCCGGCTTCACAGATACAGAAAGTCATCCAGCGAGGGAAACCTGATCTCACAGTTCCGGTTTTCAGCTATTACAGCGGACACATTCAGCAGGCAGGATCGGCCGGAAGCATGGGGTCATCACCACAATCTGCACCCGCAATGGCTTCAAATAACGCGGTCACCGCTGAACTACCCCTAAAAGAGGGAATGTATCTCCAGAAAGGACAGAATATTTTCAGTGTCTACAATCCCAACAGAACCTGGGCCCTGATCAATATTTTCTCTGAAGACATTGCACTGGTCAGCAAAGGACAGTCAGTCATGATCATCCCTGAAGCCAATCCTGAAAATCGCTTCAAAGGAATCATCGGTTTTATTGAACCCTTTTTCAGGCAGGGCAGCAAAACCGTAACGGCGCGCGTCTATTTTGATAATTCCACCGCAAAAATTCCTGTCGGAAGTCAGGTTAAAGCGGAGATTATGAGCCACAACAGAATGGCAGATTGGCTGCCGAAATCAGCGGTGGTTTCTTTGGGGATTGATAAAATTGCGTTCAAAAAAGTTGAAGGCGGTTTTATTGCCCACAAGGTTGTTACCGGCGCGGTGGTAGGCGATAAAATTCAGATCGTCAGTGGTTTGCTTCCTGAAGATGGAGTTGCCGAAAATGCACAGTACCTGATGGACAGCGAAAGTTTCATAAAAATTAACAGATAAAAATTGATAAGATGAAATTTAATATTTTAATGCTTGCCTTGCTGGTTTTTCTTTACTCCTGTAAAAAGGAGGAAGATCCGCATGCCGGCCACGATATCTACTACACCTGTTCCATGCACCCGCAGGTAGTCTCCGATAAACCCGGAAAATGCCCCATTTGTCACATGGATTTGGTGCCTGTGGAGAAGAAAAAGAATGCGGATCCTAACGAAATTGTTTTGAATGACGAGCAGGTTAAACTTGGGAATATCAAAACAGTCGCGCTATCTGATGGGTCTATGGCCGACAAACTTACCCTGACCGGAACACTCAATTTTAATCAGTACCAAATGCAGGCAGTAAGTTCCAGAGTAATGGGTAGAGTTGAACGGTTGTATTATAAAAACATTGGCGATTTTGTTCCGAAGGGGGCGCCGTTGGTCGATATTTACAGTGAAGAACTCAATAATGCAAAGCAGGAATATTTGCTGGCATTAGAAAGACGCAAGCTGTTCGTCGGTAATACTTCCATTGATTTTGATCAGTTGCTCCAAAGTTCCCGCAACAAGCTTTATTTATGGGGAATGTCCGAAGGCCAGATCAAACAGCTGGAAAGATCAGGAAAAGCCACACCTACTACTACCGTGTTCAGCAATGCGGCCGGTTACATCACCGATCTGAGCATTGCCGAAGGCGATTATCTTGCCGAAGGTGGCACCATCGTGAATCTGGCAGATCTTTCATCGCTTTGGGCAGAGGCGCAGGTGTATTCTTCCCAAATGGCTCTCCTTCAGAAAGACAGCAAGGTCACCGTATATATTCCCGATCTGGATAATTTGAAGATTAATGGGAAGGTTGATTTTACAAACCCTGAAATAAGCGCCTCCAGCAGGATAAATCTGGTTCGCATTTCCGTGCCCAACAAAGGAAATCTGCTGAAACCCGGCATGCCGGTATATGTTCTGGTGGAAAATAAATCCCGTGATGGTCTTTCAATGCCTGTGGATGCGGTAATCAGGGATGGCAAATCTTCCACGGTGTGGGTGAAAACCGCGAAGAACACCTTCGTCAACAGAATGGTGGAAACGGGTCTCGAATATGAAGACAGAA
This region includes:
- a CDS encoding DUF3347 domain-containing protein, whose translation is MKTILFSLLAIGTFAFTSCKENKEQKNTTGTTMQHDMSTMSDSSAMDNMAMDAKVTVTTAKKTTADLTELYSHYTHLTFALSGDDDKEAVSAAKGILASFPKIDKNGFSAEQKKEFADLESSISENAEHIADNAGKIDHQREHLDLMSADFYDLLKDFGTPKPVYKVFCPMYNDNKGAFWLSDSREVKNPYLGKEMLSCGEVQEEIK
- a CDS encoding efflux RND transporter permease subunit, with the translated sequence MIQNLIKLSLRNRYFVLLIAIGLFIWGIFAVRDNPIDAIPDLSENQVIVFTEWMGRSPQIIEDQVTFPLVSNLQGIPKIKNIRASSMFGMSFVYVIFEDNVDIYWARTRVMERLNYAQRLLPQDVTPTLGPDGTGVGHVFWYHFDAPKMDLGDQRALQDWYVKFALQTVPGVAEVASFGGFEKQYQLIVDPVKLQYYNVSLMDVMNKVKANNNDVGGRKFEMADMAYIIRGLGYIKNVADIEEIALGNYNGIPVRVKDIGSVQMGGDLRLGIFDADGEGEVVGGIVVARYGENADKVINDVKEKMKDVEKGLPEGVTFKTSYDRSTLIEGAIDNIKTKLIEEIIVVAIIVILFLFHWRSALSIIIQIPVTIAISFILLNAFGLSSNIMSLTGIALAIGVIVDNGIIMSENAYKNLSDWQNHQQNKNP
- a CDS encoding efflux RND transporter permease subunit, which gives rise to MKTNWFKNIFRKKDKEKDSYVKIPEDIRLKIIEKSSLQVSRGVFFSTVIIVVSFLPVFMLTGQEGKLFHPLAYTKTFILIVDAILVLTLAPVLISFFMKGKFKDDNKNPINRGLERIYEPLIRWCMKWKKTTLGINILALLISIPMIMNLGREFMPPLDEGSLLFMPVTLPDISNSEAKRLLQVQDKIIKGIPEVDHVLGKAGRANTATDNSPISMIETIILLKPQSEWREGKTKDDLINELNAKLQIPGVTNGWTMPISNRINMLSTGIRTDVGVKVYGQNLDSIAVLSEKIKKELTGIEGIKDMYVEPITGGKYVDIEVKSEEIGRYGLSVDDVNAVVESALGGMKLTTTVEGRQRFSVNARYGQDFRNNLESLRRLPMQTMEFGSIPLSAVADIRLTEGPPMINSENAMLRGTVLFNVRDRDLGSTVKEAQAKLNNMVNKMPKGYFVEWSGQYENLIRGEQTLKMIMPLVLIVIFLSMYFAFNSYREAFFNLISIPFALIGGVFMISLWGVNLSVAVAVGFIALFGLAVETGIVMVIYLNDAMVQLIAKNGNSRETITNEELREYVIHGAAKRLRPKIMTVCVTLFGLVPILWSHGVGSDMMKPIVLPMVGGVFTSAIHILLVTPIIFYMQKEWELNKLGKIDVLDAAH
- a CDS encoding TolC family protein; the protein is MKKLIITAVLAFLYTTIDAQQMSLPAVMDSIAANHPVVKMYNAEIRSMDAAAKGARSWMPPTVGAGFFMTPYNAKLWQRDGDMLGMGSVAVSVEQMFPNRKKLNANENLMKAMSSVEKEKLFAALNENFQDAKKLYYSSIVLDKKLKVVKENEKMLDFMIRNAEIRYKNGLSKISAYYKAKAALGSTTNMQLMYENDLRVNRIRLNALMGRDPLAPLEIEPEYNLNDYSLMTFGQDLFYQNRSDLRGIDREINIAKLKQDLEKQNLKPEFGVKFENMFGFGGQPMQFSLMLMAKLPFVSWASGMNKANIESLKLKEEALQAQKEMMVNEYSGMAYGMRNELDLNKNQLKLYEDTIIPALKKNYKSMQLGYEQNTEELFMLYDAWEQLNMAQLEYFEILTKALQTQTEIDRLIERR
- a CDS encoding efflux RND transporter periplasmic adaptor subunit; amino-acid sequence: MRKIIIFTMLLFGLTACDKVKFWEDKHTAEAAMHTYTCPMHPEVISDKPGKCPKCGMDLVLKDAPEKKEEGIKLDDLLKPTNEFVVSEQPVIKLKKENIPTTVDALGTVEYDTRQIGSISSRVAGRIEKLYVRYKYQKVSKGQRILDIYSPELLTAQQNLLFVIKNDRSNKTMIDASRQKLLLLGMPASQIQKVIQRGKPDLTVPVFSYYSGHIQQAGSAGSMGSSPQSAPAMASNNAVTAELPLKEGMYLQKGQNIFSVYNPNRTWALINIFSEDIALVSKGQSVMIIPEANPENRFKGIIGFIEPFFRQGSKTVTARVYFDNSTAKIPVGSQVKAEIMSHNRMADWLPKSAVVSLGIDKIAFKKVEGGFIAHKVVTGAVVGDKIQIVSGLLPEDGVAENAQYLMDSESFIKINR
- a CDS encoding efflux RND transporter periplasmic adaptor subunit, translated to MKFNILMLALLVFLYSCKKEEDPHAGHDIYYTCSMHPQVVSDKPGKCPICHMDLVPVEKKKNADPNEIVLNDEQVKLGNIKTVALSDGSMADKLTLTGTLNFNQYQMQAVSSRVMGRVERLYYKNIGDFVPKGAPLVDIYSEELNNAKQEYLLALERRKLFVGNTSIDFDQLLQSSRNKLYLWGMSEGQIKQLERSGKATPTTTVFSNAAGYITDLSIAEGDYLAEGGTIVNLADLSSLWAEAQVYSSQMALLQKDSKVTVYIPDLDNLKINGKVDFTNPEISASSRINLVRISVPNKGNLLKPGMPVYVLVENKSRDGLSMPVDAVIRDGKSSTVWVKTAKNTFVNRMVETGLEYEDRIEITSGIKAGDEVVVSGAYLLNSEYIFKKGVDPMAGHDMSTM